In Nocardia sp. NBC_00403, one DNA window encodes the following:
- a CDS encoding CHAP domain-containing protein yields the protein MAEQRTARRRLRYRWLVLGLVVSVLVAGGVVGVRLWLEHGKGEAIAGVGVRTFPAIDKSTLDPTQSKVVAVLEREFGAPGDGPKYAEGNNEPWCADFVSWVMRESGVPLANPNSGSWRIPGVYTLQEYYQSTGRFTPIGAGYQPLTGDVLLYGPASPFSQHTNIVLTASDGVVTTMGGNEFGNIRIHRFDLAEVPDIVGFGML from the coding sequence ATGGCGGAACAAAGGACGGCGCGTCGGCGGCTGCGTTACCGCTGGCTCGTGCTCGGCTTGGTGGTATCGGTGCTGGTCGCTGGGGGTGTGGTGGGCGTGCGCCTGTGGCTGGAACACGGCAAGGGCGAGGCCATCGCCGGTGTCGGTGTGCGGACGTTCCCGGCGATCGACAAATCCACGCTCGACCCGACGCAATCCAAGGTGGTCGCGGTGCTCGAGCGAGAGTTCGGCGCTCCCGGCGATGGGCCGAAGTACGCGGAGGGAAACAACGAGCCCTGGTGCGCGGACTTCGTCAGTTGGGTGATGCGCGAATCGGGTGTGCCGCTGGCCAACCCGAACTCGGGATCGTGGCGGATCCCCGGGGTGTACACACTGCAGGAGTATTACCAGAGCACCGGACGATTCACACCGATCGGAGCCGGATACCAGCCGCTCACCGGTGACGTGCTGCTCTACGGCCCGGCCAGCCCGTTCTCCCAGCACACCAACATCGTGCTGACGGCGAGCGACGGAGTCGTCACCACGATGGGTGGAAACGAGTTCGGCAACATCCGCATACACCGTTTCGACCTGGCCGAAGTGCCCGATATTGTCGGATTCGGCATGCTGTGA
- a CDS encoding ABC transporter ATP-binding protein yields the protein MTETEIRSDTAESAVSGVDIVLDSVTKRYAGQQDPSVDNVSLTIPAGEIVVLVGPSGCGKTTTMRMINRLIEPTSGAITIGGRDVTAVDPDRLRRGIGYSIQQAGLFPHMTVAKNIATVPGLIGWDRKKIAARTDEMLDLVGLTPDTYRHRYPRQLSGGQQQRVGVARALAADPPVLLMDEPFGAVDPITRGLLQDELLRLQAELGKTIVFVTHDFNEAVKLGDRIAVLGNRSRILQYDTPAAILADPADETVAGFVGADASLKQLTLTRVRDVTLGQCPTAAEDEPVEALRTALAGRKWPWALVLDNHRRPVRWVSTEHLAHATSLRDIGSPVGAPLSLQSTLQEALESLLAEQTATAVVTGRRGEYAGLITIDTLVEHLSALRATHSTTGADETV from the coding sequence GTGACTGAGACCGAAATCCGAAGCGACACTGCGGAGTCGGCGGTTTCCGGCGTCGATATCGTGCTCGACTCGGTGACCAAACGCTATGCCGGACAACAGGATCCGTCTGTCGACAATGTGTCTTTGACTATTCCGGCAGGCGAAATCGTCGTCCTCGTCGGGCCTTCCGGCTGCGGCAAGACGACCACCATGCGCATGATCAACCGCCTCATCGAACCGACCTCGGGCGCCATCACCATCGGTGGCCGCGACGTCACAGCCGTCGACCCCGACCGGCTGCGGCGCGGCATCGGTTACTCGATTCAGCAGGCCGGCCTGTTTCCGCACATGACGGTCGCCAAGAACATCGCGACCGTCCCCGGCCTCATCGGCTGGGATCGCAAGAAGATCGCCGCCCGCACCGACGAGATGCTCGACCTGGTCGGCCTGACGCCCGACACCTACCGCCACCGCTATCCCCGGCAGCTCTCGGGCGGCCAGCAGCAGCGGGTCGGGGTGGCTCGCGCACTGGCCGCCGATCCCCCGGTGCTGTTGATGGACGAACCATTCGGCGCCGTCGATCCGATCACCCGCGGCCTGCTGCAGGACGAACTGCTGCGACTACAGGCCGAGCTCGGCAAGACCATTGTGTTCGTCACCCACGATTTCAACGAGGCGGTCAAGCTCGGCGATCGAATCGCGGTGCTCGGCAACCGATCCCGCATTCTGCAATACGACACCCCCGCAGCCATCCTCGCCGATCCCGCGGACGAGACCGTCGCCGGTTTCGTCGGCGCGGATGCCTCGCTCAAGCAGCTCACCCTCACCAGGGTCCGGGATGTCACCCTCGGCCAGTGCCCGACCGCGGCCGAGGACGAACCGGTCGAGGCTTTGCGCACCGCACTCGCGGGCCGGAAGTGGCCGTGGGCGCTGGTGCTCGACAATCATCGGCGCCCGGTGCGGTGGGTGTCGACCGAGCACCTCGCGCACGCGACGTCGTTGCGCGACATCGGATCTCCGGTCGGCGCGCCGCTGTCGCTGCAGTCGACATTGCAGGAGGCGCTGGAATCGCTACTGGCCGAGCAGACGGCTACCGCGGTCGTCACCGGGCGACGCGGTGAGTACGCCGGGCTGATCACGATCGACACGCTCGTCGAACATCTGTCGGCGTTACGCGCCACCCACAGCACCACAGGTGCGGACGAGACAGTATGA
- a CDS encoding ABC transporter permease, whose amino-acid sequence MDTLWTFVVNRRTQLLTDSYLHVSAVVQSVLLATIVAVAIGTLVYRSPLGSSMATATASAILTVPSFALLGLLIPFLGLGVGPTITALVLYALLPILRNTIVGLASVDPAIVDAARGVGMNRLRVLARIEIPLAWPSILTGIRVSTQMIMGILAIAAYAKGPGLGNLIFSGLARLGSPNAVPQALVGTILIVVLALVLDGFFVIIGRLTTSRGIRD is encoded by the coding sequence CTGGACACATTGTGGACGTTCGTGGTGAACCGACGGACGCAATTGCTCACGGACTCCTATCTGCATGTTTCGGCGGTTGTCCAGTCGGTGCTGCTTGCCACGATCGTCGCGGTGGCGATCGGCACGCTGGTCTATCGCAGCCCGCTGGGCTCCTCGATGGCGACGGCGACGGCAAGCGCCATCCTGACTGTTCCTTCGTTCGCGCTGCTCGGCTTGCTGATCCCGTTCCTCGGCCTCGGTGTCGGGCCGACGATTACCGCGCTGGTGCTCTACGCGCTGCTGCCGATTCTCCGGAACACCATCGTCGGCCTGGCCTCGGTGGATCCGGCGATCGTCGATGCCGCGCGCGGTGTCGGAATGAATCGGCTGCGGGTGCTGGCCCGCATCGAGATCCCGCTGGCGTGGCCGTCGATCCTGACCGGCATCCGGGTCAGCACCCAGATGATCATGGGCATTCTTGCGATCGCCGCCTACGCGAAGGGCCCGGGGCTCGGCAATCTGATCTTTTCCGGCCTGGCCAGGCTCGGTAGTCCGAATGCCGTGCCGCAGGCCCTGGTCGGCACGATCCTCATCGTCGTCCTTGCCCTGGTTCTCGATGGATTCTTCGTGATCATCGGCCGTCTCACCACCTCGAGGGGAATTCGTGACTGA
- a CDS encoding ABC transporter permease, giving the protein MTPSTKPATPPGTTEPGRTLTTERRAERIRLLVQPVLVLALTAGVLVWAFRRDLTATQQASISVANIATLTWQHVLITATVVLIVVAVAVPVGTLLTRPGYRRLAPVFIGIANIGAAAPAIGLIVLCYLATRTTGFWIGVAPIAFYSLLPVLRNTILGYQQVNGTLIDAGRGQGMSTLTVLRRIEFPLAMPYILAGLRTSLVLAVGTATLSFLVSAGGLGILIDTGYKLRDNVTLVVGAVLAAALALLVDWLGALAEQFLGPRGLT; this is encoded by the coding sequence ATGACTCCGTCCACAAAGCCCGCAACGCCACCCGGCACCACCGAGCCGGGACGCACGCTGACGACAGAGCGTCGCGCAGAACGCATTCGACTGCTCGTCCAGCCGGTCCTGGTACTCGCACTCACCGCGGGGGTGCTGGTGTGGGCGTTCCGACGTGACCTCACCGCTACCCAGCAGGCAAGCATCAGCGTGGCCAATATCGCGACGCTTACCTGGCAGCATGTGCTCATCACCGCGACGGTCGTGCTGATCGTCGTCGCGGTGGCGGTGCCGGTCGGCACACTGCTCACCCGACCCGGATATCGGCGTCTGGCACCGGTTTTCATCGGCATCGCCAATATCGGCGCGGCCGCGCCCGCGATCGGGCTCATCGTGCTGTGTTATCTCGCCACCCGGACTACCGGCTTCTGGATCGGTGTCGCACCGATTGCCTTCTATTCGTTGCTTCCGGTACTGCGCAATACGATCCTCGGCTACCAGCAGGTGAACGGTACCCTCATCGACGCAGGCCGCGGGCAGGGCATGTCGACACTGACGGTGTTGCGCCGCATCGAGTTTCCGCTCGCAATGCCCTACATCCTCGCCGGACTGCGCACCTCGCTGGTGCTGGCGGTCGGCACCGCGACACTATCGTTCCTGGTCAGTGCGGGCGGTCTCGGCATCCTGATCGACACCGGCTACAAGCTGCGCGACAACGTCACGCTGGTCGTCGGCGCGGTCCTCGCCGCCGCGCTCGCGTTGCTTGTCGACTGGCTCGGCGCGCTGGCCGAACAGTTCCTCGGCCCCCGGGGTTTGACATGA